One Alligator mississippiensis isolate rAllMis1 chromosome 12, rAllMis1, whole genome shotgun sequence DNA window includes the following coding sequences:
- the LOC132244551 gene encoding tropomyosin isoforms a/b/d/f-like yields the protein MQKLEISKSLIATLQKEVHSQVEQMESLEESRGLWRERCNQAEHMAEELRKKLTENHAQVEETRKVIIREMERVKEYMASQEALEAQKQSLEAEMKAKTEEHIKLQAECQRGEKELEAKVRETEELWAQLEKGAVEKDLCEEQIRALKTHLEDKAAEHMKLQSQLQTAEAENDYLEDQVQRLKALLEESAAKEAATDTEREQLRQQMQTLRRQVQALEEQIKTFQEQRQSLLMEVGAGTKEGVELRARLQEAEKDHDQKGEEIQSLKTLLKESTARELALQERVVQQPVQTSQIPCRRLAIISSQLEGHASRVKAGYEEHLQELKGLKEVLVDAEKMLKAV from the coding sequence ATGCAAAAGCTTGAAATATCTAAAAGCCTTATAGCAACCCTCCAGAAAGAGGTCCACAGTCAGGTGGAACAGATGGAAAGCCTGGAAGAGAGCCGGGGGCTCTGGCGAGAGAGATGCAACCAGGCAGAACACATGGCTGAAGAGCTTAGAAAGAAGCTGACAGAGAATCACGCCCAGGTAGAAGAAACCAGGAAGGTGATAATAAGAGAAATGGAGAGGGTGAAAGAATATATGGCCAGTCAGGAGGCTTTAGAAGCACAGAAGCAGTCCCTTGAGGCTGAGATGAAAGCCAAAACAGAGGAGCATATAAAGCTGCAGGCCGAGTGTCAAAGGGGAGAGAAAGAATTAGAGGCCAAGGTGAGAGAGACTGAAGAGTTGTGGGCCCAGTTGGAAAAAGGGGCAGTGGAAAAGGACCTCTGTGAAGAACAGATACGGGCCCTCAAAACCCACCTGGAGGACAAAGCAGCAGAGCACATGAAGCTGCAGTCTCAGCTGCAGACCGCAGAAGCAGAAAATGACTACCTGGAAGACCAGGTACAGCGCCTTAAAGCCCTTCTAGAAGAGAGTGCGGCTAAAGAGGCAGCAACCGACACTGAGAGGGAGCAGCTACGGCAGCAGATGCAAACCTTGAGACGGCAGGTACAGGCCTTAGAGGAACAGATTAAAACGTTCCAGGAACAGAGACAGTCCTTGCTAATGGAGGTGGGAGCCGGCACCAAGGAGGGTGTAGAATTGCGAGCTCGATTGCAAGAAGCAGAAAAGGACCACGaccaaaagggggaagagatccAGTCCCTAAAGACTCTGTTAAAAGAAAGCACAGCCAGGGAACTGGCATTGCAAGAGAGGGTGGTACAACAGCCCGTACAGACCTCTCAGATACCTTGCAGAAGACTAGCCATAATAAGCAGTCAGTTGGAGGGACATGCCTCCAGGGTCAAGGCAGGATATGAGGAGCACCTCCAGGAGCTTAAAGGCCTGAAAGAGGTGTTAGTAGATGCAGAGAAAATGCTAAAAGCGGTGTAG